The genomic region GTCGCCATAGGTGGCGAGCAGGCGGCGCGCGGCGACGCGCGTTTCGTTCTGATCCTCGGGGAGACAGTGCGGCAGCGTCCGCGATACGGATTTCAGCAAGTCGATCGCCGGATAGCGGCCGCGCTCGGCAATGGCGCGGCGCATCACGACATGCCCGTCGAGAATGCCGCGCACGGCATCCGCGACCGGCTCGTTGTGATCGTCGCCGTCGACGAGGACAGTGAACAATCCGGTAATGCTGCCTTGACCCGGAAGGCCGGGCCCGGCGCGCTCGAGCAGCCGCGGCAGCTCGGCGAAGACGGTGGGGGTGTAGCCCTTCGTCGCGGGCGGCTCGCCGCTGGCGAGGCCGATCTCGCGCTGCGCCATGGCGAAGCGCGTGACCGAATCCATCAGGCAGAGCACGTCGAGCCCCTGGTCACGGAAATGCTCGGCGACGGCGAGCGTGGTCCAGGCCGCCTGGCGGCGCATCAGCGCGGGCTCGTCGGAGGTGGCGACCACGACGACCGAGCGGGCCATGCCTTCGGGCCCAAGATCGTCCTCGATGAATTCCTGCACTTCGCGGCCGCGCTCGCCGATCAGGCCGATCACGGCGACGTCGCATTGAGTCCAGCGCGCGAGCATCGAGAGCAGTACCGACTTGCCGACGCCCGAGCCTGCGAACAGGCCGAGGCGTTGCCCACGGCACAATGGCACGAAACAGTCGAGCGCGCGGACGCCGGTTTCAACGCGCGCGCCGACGCGGGTGCGATGCGCAGCGGCGGGCGGTAGCGATTTGACCGGCTGGGGATCGGCGCCAAGCGGCAGCGGGCCGAGACCATCGACCGGGCGGCCGAGACCGTCGATCATGCGACCGAGCCATCCGGCGGACGGGCGGATCGAAAGCTGGCCCGCGGAAAGGTCGGCACGCGCGCCCAGGCCCACGCCCTGCGGATCGGAGAAGGGAAGGCAGAGCGCGACGTCGCGATCCAGCGCGGTCACTTCGGTTTCGACTTTGCCGGACATCGAAGTGATCGTGACGCGGCTGCCGATCTGGGCCGCGCCCATCAGCCCTTCGACTTCGATCAGCGCACCGCGCACCGCGACCACGCGGCCGAAGCGGCGATCGGGTTCGAGCGCGCGGATCGCGCGGGCGGCGCTGGCGAGTGTCTGCATCGCTGCCTCGCCTCAGGCTGCCTGCGGTTCGGCTGCAGCGCCTTCGAGCGCGATCAGTTCGCGCGCGGCGGCAAGTGCGCGATAATGATTGCCGCCTGCGATTTCGCTGGCGAAACGGACGCAGGTTTCCCGCGCGCCGGGTGCAGTCACGCTCGCCAGCACGTCGGCGAGCAGGGCTACCACGGCATCCTGGTGGCCTGCGCGGCCTTCCTCGTCGATATAGGCGAGCATGGCCGCAAAATAGAGCTGGCGAGCGGGCGTGGTCGCATCCTCAGGACGCATGACTTCGCGGCCGCGCAGGATGGCGACATGGTTCTCGATGACGATCTGGGTCTTGCCGACCGAGCGCAGCACGGCGCCGTTGACGACTGCCTTCTCGCCGTCGCGCAGCGTGATCCGGAGCATGAGCGTGCCTTTCTGAAGCGTTTCGCAGGCATTATAGGAAGAAAGCGCTCCGGGCGGGGCAGGGGGCGGCAAATTCTGCCTAGCGCGGCGGCCGAGGCGTGCGCCGCCGCTGCTGCGGCCGGTTTTTTCGACCAGTGAGCCACTCGGGCCCAGGCCTTCAGAGGAGCGCGGGAAGCGCGGCGAACTGATTCTTTCGCGCCTGCGACCGCCTTCGCCACTCTCTTCCTATAATGCCTGCGAAGGGCCTTGCGCCTGCATCCGGGAGACACTGAGTTGAGCCTCTATTCCGCACTCTACGCCGGCGTTTCTGGTTTGAGCGCGCATGCGAGCGCGATGGCCACCGTCGCGGACAACATCACCAACATCAACACCGTGGGCTACAAGGGCACCGAGGCCCAGTTCCGCACGCTGGTGACCGATGGCCGCGGTGGCAGCAGCTATTCGGCAGGCGGCGTCGCCGCCGCGCCGATCTCGCAGGCGACCAAACAGGGCTTGCTTCAGGCATCGGGCAGCAACACCGACCTCGCGATCGACGGCGGCGGCTTTTTCGTCACCCGCACGGGTTCGGGTAACGACAGCGCCGTCGCGTTCACGCGTGCGGGCTCGTTCAAGGCAGACGAGCAGGGCTTCCTGCGCAACGCCTCGGGCCTCTACCTCCAGGGCTGGCCGCTCAAGAACACGACGCCGGCCTATGTCAACACCGGGAGCCTCGATGATCTGCAGCCGATCCGGCTCAGCGACCTGACCGGCACCGCGCAGCCGACCACGCGGCTGATGATGCGCGCCAACCTCCAGTCGGACGCCGCCGTCGGCGCGACGTTCGAGCGTTCGTTCGAAGTCTATGACGCGCAGGGCGGCTCGCGCACGCTGAGCATGACCTTCGAGAAGACCGCGGCGAACACGTGGAGCTTCGAGGTCGAGGGCGACACCTCCGCCTCCAACCCGCTGGCATCGGGCACGATGACCTTCGGCGGTGACGGCAGCCTCGCCGGGATCACGGGCACCAAGTACGACGGTTCGGCCATCACCGATCCGTTCACGCTCACGCCCGACTGGACCGGGGGCGCGGGCACTTCGGAAATCACGCTGGAGCTCGGCGACATCGGCGGCATCAACGGCATCACGCAGTTCGGGCAGCCGTCCTCGGTGATCTCGTCGGACGTCAACGGGGGCCTGCTCGGCAACCTGGCCACGGTCGACGTCAGCAAGACCGGCCGAGTGACCGCCGTGTTCGACGACGGCACGACCCGCGAAGTCTTCCAGCTTCCGATCGCCACCTTCCAGAACCCGGACGGTCTCACGCGCCTGTCGGGCAATGCCTATACCGCAAGCAAGGGCTCGGGTGGCGTGACGCTGAACGAACCCGGTTCGCTCGGCGCCGGCAATGTGGCGTCCAATTCGCTCGAAGCCTCGACGGTCGACCTCGCCGGCGAATTCACCAACATGATCCGGTTCCAGCGCGCCTACAGCGCCTCGTCCAAGATCATCACGACGGTGGACGACATGCTGCGCGAAGTGAGCGATCTGAAGCGCTGATGATCTGACGAAACCCCCGCGCTTCGGCGCGGGGGCACCAGCGAACAGGGCGGGGTCCAATGGCGCTCAACGACATTCTCAGCACGGCCGTATCCGGCCTCGCCGCATCGCAGGCGGGGCTGAAGTCGGTTTCGAACAATATCGCGAACGTCGGCGTCTCGGGCTATGCGCGCGAGCGCGTCAACCTGTCGACGGGCGTGTCCTCCGGCCGTGTCTCGGGCGTGGTGGTGGGCGAGCCGACGCGCGTCGCCGATCGATTCCTCGAGGCCACCGTCTATCGCCGCTCGGGCGACTATGGCCGGGCCGAGGTGAGCGCCAATTATCTCGACCGGCTCCAGTCGCTGCTCGGCCAGCCCGGCGCAGCGTCGGGCCTGCCCGCGCGGCTCGACTCGATTTCGGCTTCGGCGGTCGCAATGACGGGATCGCAGGCATCCGAACAGACCGTTGCGGCCTTCACCGCCGACGTCCAGGACGCAATCACCTCGATGCAGCAGCTCGACGACGATGTCGCCGGCCTGCGCGGCGATGTCGAAAGCGAAGTCGGCTACACCGTCGATCGCATCAATAGCCTGCTCACCCGTATCCACGATCTCAATGGCACGGTCGCACGCCTCGAAGGGCTGGGGCGGAGCGCCAGCGGATCGGCCGACCAGCGCATGAGCGCCATTCAGGAGTTGAGCTCGCTCGTCAACGTGACTGTCCGGGACCAACCCGACGGGCGCGTGACGATCGAAACGGCCTCGGGCGCGATGCTGCTCGACCGGCGGCTGCGCCAGCTCTCCTATCCTTCGGGCGGCGGCGGCATGTCTCAGCCGATCTACCCGACCATCGACATTCGCTTTGCCGATGCGAACGGTGCGCCCGGCGCGGCAACCGGCGAGCGGATCGATTCCGCGGCGGTCGGCGGCAAGCTGGGCGGGCTGCTCGACCTGCGCGACCGGCAGCTTCCCGAGTTTTCCGAGAAGCTCGGCGTGCTGTTCGGCGGTCTCGCCGAGGCGCTGAACAGCGTCGCCAACGAAGGCACCACCGTGCCGCCGCCCGCCAGCCTCAACGGACGCGCCACCGGGCTCGTCGGCAGCGATCGCCACGGCTTCACCGGCTCCGCCACCTTCGCGGTGACGAAGGCGGACGGAACGTTGGTGGCGAGCACGAGCATCGATTTCGCGAGCACTCCGGGGCTGAACACCGTCGATGACATTGTCGCGCGGATCAACACGGATCTTGGGGGCGCGGCGACCGCCAGCTTCGTCGACGGGCGGCTCAGCATCACGGCTTCCGGCGGCAACGGCGTGGTCGTCGCGCAGGACGCGAACGATCCCAGCGCGCGCGCCGGCGTCGGCTTCTCGCAATATTTCGGGTTGAACGATATTGTCCGCAGCGATGCCAGCGCGCTCGTGCCCTCGGGCTTCGATGCCAGCGACCCGCACGGATTCGGCGCGGGAGAATCGGCGGAGATCGTGCTGCGCGACACCTCCGGCCGCGCGCTGACCCGCTACACGCTCACCGGCTCCACCGGATCGACCTTCGGCGACGTGATCGGCGAGCTGAACGCCAGTCCGCTGGGACAGTTCGGTACCTTCTCGCTCGACGATCGCGGCCGCGTGCGTTTCGCGCCAGCGGCGGCACTTTCCGGGGCGACGCTGTCGATCCCCTCGGATTCGACCGACCGCTTCGGTTCGGGCCGGTCCTTCTCCTCGCTGATGGGGCTGAGTGGCGGCGCCAGCGGGCTCTCGAGTGCCGAGGTGCGCCCCGAGGTGCTTGCCGATCCGTCGAAGCTGCCGCTCGCGCGGCTGCAACCCGGCGTGGCCATCGGCGCCAAGGCGCTCGGCCCAGGCGACGTGCGCGGCGCCACGGCGTTCGTAGAGCGGCTCGGCCAGCCCGTCGATCTCGGCAAGGACGGCGTGGCGACGATGGAGCGCTTCTCGAGCCTGCTGCTTGGCCGCACGGGCCTCGTGGCGTCGCAAGCGACAGATTCTTTCGCCGATGCAACGGCCCGGCGCGATGACGCGGTCAACCGCCGCGACAGCTTTTCGGGCGTCAACATCGACGAGGAACTGGCGCAGATGGTGGTGTTGCAGAACAGCTATTCCGCCGCTGCGCGCGTACTGACGACTGCCAGCGAAATGTACGACACGCTGATCGCAATGGTCCGCTGAAGGAGACGGAGACAATGACGAGAGTTGCCACCATTCCGCTCCAGCGCGTCATGGCCGACGCGATCCAGCGTTCGCAGGAGAAGCTGGCGATCACGCAGACGCGGCTGTCGACGGGCAAGAAGGCGGCGAATTTCGCCGACCTTGGCACCGAGACGGTGCGCAACCTTTCGGCGCACAGCCTGCTCGCGCGACAGGAGGCGGAAGCCACCGTCGCCAAGCGCGTGGGAACGACGCTGTCGCTCTACGAGGGCCATCTCACCGGCATCGAGGAATCGGCGAGCACGCTGAAGACCGACGTGCTCACGGCGATCGGCACCGGCCGCGCCGCCGGGCTTCAGGAGGCCATCGAGACGGCCTTTCATCAGTTCCGCACCTCGCTGAACGCATCCGAAGGCGGCACGCCGCTCTTTGCCGGATCGCAGACGGGCGGCAAGCCTTTCCGTCCCGACGCTCTTTCCGATCTCGTCGGGCTGGCGCCCGACGATGCCTTCGCCGACGATGGCGTCCGTGCATCGGCGCGAGTGGCCGACGGAGTCGACGTGACCTATGGCATCACTGCCAGCGCCACTGGCCGCGACCTGTATCAGGCGCTCCGTACGCTCGCCGAGGCCGGGCCGATCGGCGAGGTTCCGACCGACACCCAGATCGCCGCGCTGCGCACCGCGGTCGACCAGCTGGAGACCGGGCTTGGCAGCCTTCGCTCGGTGAACGCCGAGAACGGCCGCAAGCAGGCGCAGGTGGAGACGCTGTCGACGCGCGGCGAAGAACGCGCGCTGCTGCTCAAAGGCGTGATCGAAAGCAACGAGGACGCCGACCTGGGCCAGGTGGCGGTCGACCTCGCCCAGCAGAAATCGATGCTGGAAGCGAGCTATTCGGTGTTCGCCCAGCTTTCCGGGCTCAGCCTGGTCCGCTTCCTCTAAGGAACCGCGCCGGCGGCGGCTGCCCCTCGGGCGCCGCCGCCGCATCCAAGCACCCTCTCAGAACATCGTTTCGGCGGTGCCGCGCGCTTCTGGCGTCTGCCGGAAAGGCTCGCGCAACGCTGTCAGCGGCGCGTCCTTGGGCGCGCCGGGAGCGGCCCTCAGCCCTGAGGCGCCGCCGCTTCCTCGCTTGCGTCGAGCAGATCCGCCAGCCCACCGGCGGGCGATGCAGCGGGAATCGCGGCGAGGGCGCGGCCGAGCACTTCGGGATCGACGCTTCCGCTCGGCTGCGTGAGCGCATCGAACACGCTTGCCGTGGGAAGCGCCGCGAAACGATCGGCATAGCGGCCGCGCAGCGCGGCAAGCGCCGGCTCCTGCCCGAGCATGGCGAGTGCCACTGCATGACGCAGCACAGCGGTCTGCGCCTCGGGCTCGAGCCTGCCCCCGCCGGGGAGGGCGGCGGCGTTTGCAGCGACGAAGCTGCCCCATTCCTTGCGGCGCCAGAGGAGTTCGGCACGGATGGCGCCGTTGGCGGGAACGCTTTCCAGCGCCGCCATGGCCGCTTCGTATCGGCCGAGCCGCTGAAGCGCCACTGCCTCGATCCGCTTGCGATCGTGCAGCATCGCGGGCGAATAGCCGGGCTGCTCGGTGTCGCGCAGCGTGCGCAGCGCGCGATCCGGATCCCCGGCGAGGACATGGAGCGTGGCGACCTGGACCGACAAGGGGCCCTGCGCCACATCCTGGGTGCGCTCGCTCAGCTGATATTGCAGCAGCTCGGCGGCGCGGCCGTAGAGGCTCTCGCTCTGCAGCCGCTCGGCGAGGCGGCGTACCATCGCATCGCCCTCGGCACCGGCGGGGGCCAGCTCGCGATAGTCCCAATAGAGGCCCGCCGCCTCGGCTACCGGAAGCGCGCTGTCGGCGGCGAGCAGACTCGCCAGCACCGACTGCAGCTGCGCGAGCAGTTCGCCGGCTTCGCTGCCGGGATTGAAATAGCGGAACAGCGCCGCGCCCGCGCGCAGTGCCGCGCGCGGATCGTTCAGCTCCTCGGCGAGCCGTACCGACAGGCGAAGCGCCCGCCGTTCGACCGGACCGCCGCGCCAGCCGAAGCGGAGCGCGTCGAGCTTCTCCAGCGCGGCGGCGCCGGCGATGTTGCCTTGCTTCAGATCGGCCTCGATCATCGCGAGCCGCGCGTCGGCGCGCTGCTCGGCCGTACCGCTCACCAACGCCCGCTCGAGGCGAAGCCGGCCGTCCTGCAACGCGCCGGTCGCGATCAGCGCGCGACCGCGCAGCAGGTTCACGGCGGGGTCGCGGTCCGGCAGGGGCTGCAGCCACGGCAGCGCGTTCTGCGGTCGCCCGGCATCGATCACCTGTTCGGCGGCGGCGACCACGAAGGGAGTGCGCGCATCGCCCTGGCGGCTGTTGATCGCCGGAAGCGCGCAGGGGAGTTCGGCCAGCGCCGTCTCGGCCTCGCCGGCACCGGCGAAAGCCCGCAGGCGCCATGCGCATGCCTCTGGATTGGTGGCGAGCCCGGGCGCTGCGAGCGCCACTGCGGCATCGCTCCAGCGGCGAAGCTGCGTGAGCGCCACTCCTTCGGCAAGGCGGAAGGCGGCGACACGGTCGAGATCGGCATCGGCGCCGCGCATCACGGCCAGCACGCCGAGCGCTTCGGCGGCGCGTCCGCGACCAAGCAGCGCGCGGGCATGATCCCAGCGCGCTTCCTGCCGTCGTTCGGGCGCTGCGACAAGCAATGCATTCCAGCTGGCGGTGCCCTGCCACGCGGAGGGGCCGGTCGGCGGCGGAAGCTGGGCCAGTCGCGCGGCGAAGCCGGGAAGGTCGAGCGGCGCCATCGGCGCGGGAGCCGCGGGGGGCGGGCTCGCGGTGCCGGCCTGCGGCGTCTCCTCGGCCTGCGAGGGCGCGGCAAGCGCCAGTACTGCGGCGGCCGTGAGCAACATCTGCTTCATTGGCCGAACATTCCCGAATGCGCGGCCATGGCCACGGCGACGCCGCCACCGGCGCTGCCAAGCAGGAAGAGGCCGATCAGCAGCAGCGACAGGCCGCGCGGCTTCGCCGGAACGGCGTCGACGGCAGGCAGCTGTGCGGCATCGCTCTCTTGCGGGCTGTCGCCCCGTCTGCGCTGCGGCTGAGGCGTGCTCTGCCCGACGACGCGCATGCGTCCGGGGCGTTGATCGTAGCTCATGTCGAGTCCTGTCGGCTGCCGTTCCTCTATTATAGAGAGGGGCGCGCAGCAGGGCGTGCCGATGCGAGGGAGATTTGCGTGCGTAAGCTGATGGCCGGAGCGCTGGCGCCGATGCTGCTGGTACCGGGCGGTGGTGCGGCCGCCGCGGGTGACGGCGGCGTGCAGGCGCTGCACCTGGTCGATATGGCGCCGCTCAGCCTGCCGATCGTCGATACCGGGCGCCTCGAAGGCGTCCTGCAGCTCAAGCTCGTGCTCGATCTCGCCGACGACGCTGCCGCGTCGCGTGCCGAGGACAGGATGCCGGTGTTGCGTTCCGCCGCGCTTTCCGCGGGGCTGGAGTTCGCACGGCTGCACGCGTCCGGCCTGCGGCCGGTGGATGCGGTGCGGCTCGATGCCGATATGACCGCCGCGATGCAGGCGGCCGATCCTGCGATCACCCGTGTGCTGATCGTCGAAGTCGCCGCGACCCGCGGCTGATGAAGAAAGAGACTGGGCCGGCGCAGTAATCCTGCGGCCGGCCCGATTCAGCGCGGCCGCGTCTGCGGTTGCGGGCGCCGCATTGCCTGACCGGCATCGGCGCGACCCCGCGCGAGCGCCATGCTGAGCGCCGCGGCGCCCTGCGGAGTCATCGCTGCCAGGATCTGTGCGGTCGAGCGCTCGCGCATGCGCTGTGCGATCTGCATCTGCACGTCGAGTTCGAGCTGTTCGAACACCACTGCCGCCTTGCCCGGCTTCATCGCCTGATAGATTCGGGCGAGCTCGTCGAACTGCGCGCCTTCGGGCGGCGCCTCGGCATTCGCGCCGGCAGCTGCCGGTTGCTGCTGCTGCTGCTGGGCGCCCATCTGCGCCTGCAGCCGCGCCTCGGCCGCGCGTGCGGCTTGTTCGCGCAGATCGAGCGCCCGGCGCCGGCGCGCCGCTGCGGCGTCGCGTGCGCTCAGATCCTGCTCGATCTCGTTGCCGAGCCGGGTGCTGGCTGCCGGAGCGCTCTGTGCCTGGGGCTCGGGCGTGGCGGCAGTGACGCCGTTCGCCACGACCGCCAATGCCGAAGCGGCGGCGGTGAGCAGCAGCAGCGAAGGGCGGGGGATCATGCCGCTTCCGCCACAACCGGGGCGATCGACGCGACGGTCGCCTCGCTCTCGTCCTCGTCGGCCGCATCTTCGGCTGACTCGGCCTCGCTGCGGGCGGCGTTCGCCGTGCCGACGGCTTCGACGATGCGTTCGGCGGTGGCGTCGGCAATGCCGATCATCACCGAAAGCTCGTCGCGGAGGCCGCGGGCCTCGGCCACCAGCCGCGCATTGTCGGCACATTCGCGCCCCAGCGTCGACTTCATGTCGGAAAGCACGGTGCGCGCTTCGCCGGTCGCCTTTTCGAGCGCGGCGACCACCTCGGTCAGCGCACCGTCCTTCACTCGGCGAAGGCTCCGCATCATCCGCACGCTTTGCACCAGCACGGCCAGGCACAGCGCCATCGTGAGGAGATTGGTCGTTACTGCGATGCTCATCGCTTTCCCTTTGCTTCCCTGGAGATTCTGCTGACGAGCCGCACGGCCACCTTGCCGCCGCGCTGCCCGATCTGGGCGAGGCCCAGCGGGACGCCGCCGCATTGCAGTTCGAGTGCATCGTCGGGGTTCTTGTGGAGCTGGATGGTCTCGCCGACCTCCAGCGCACGCAGCTTGGCGAGCGGCATCGGCTCCTCGCCCAGCAGCACATTGACCGTGACTTGCGTCTTGCGGATCTCGGAGGCCATGTGCGCCTCCCAGATGCTGTCCCGGCCGCTCTTCTCGCCCATGAAGCGCTGGAGCAGCTTCTCGCGGACCGGCTCGAGCGTGGCATAGGGCAGCAGGATGGTGAACTGGCCGCCGCGCCCGTCCATGTCGACGCGATAGCTGGCGCTGGCGCACAGGTTCGACGATCCCGCGATCGCGGCGAAGCGCGGATTGGTCTCGATCCGCTCGAGCTTCATCGTGATCGGTTCGATCGGGCTGAACGCCTCGGCGAAGTCGTCGAGCGCGAGCTCGAGCATGCGCGAGACGAGCCCCGTCTCGATCGTGGTGAAGGCGCGGCCGTCGATCGTCATCGGCGGATTGCCGCCTCGTCCGCCCAGCAGCGCATCCACCACGGCATAGATCAGCCCGGATTCGACGGTGATCAGGCCGTAGCTCTCCCACTCCTCGATCTTGAAGACGCCGATCATGGCGGGAAGCGCTACATTGCCCATGAACTCGCCGAAGCGAGTCGAAGTGACTTCCTCGAGGCTGACGTCGATCGAATCCGATGTGAGATTGCGCATCGAGCTGCCGAAGGCGCGGACCACTCGGTCGCAAACCACTTCCAGCATCGGCAGCCGCTCGTGGCGGATGACCTTGGATTCGATGACGGCGCGCAGGCCTTTCTTGGGCGCGGCCGCACCACCGACATCGCCGAACAGCGCGTCGATATCCGCCTGATCGAACTTGCCGTCGCCGCCCAGTCCCGGCGCAGAGGGCGGTTCGGGCAGCTCGAAATCGTCGAAATCGTCGCTCATTGCTGAACCATGTCCTGGATGAGGATATCCGAAACCACGTCACGTCCGACGACGTCGGTGGCGCGGAGGAGCATTTCCTC from Sphingosinithalassobacter sp. CS137 harbors:
- a CDS encoding flagellin, with the protein product MTRVATIPLQRVMADAIQRSQEKLAITQTRLSTGKKAANFADLGTETVRNLSAHSLLARQEAEATVAKRVGTTLSLYEGHLTGIEESASTLKTDVLTAIGTGRAAGLQEAIETAFHQFRTSLNASEGGTPLFAGSQTGGKPFRPDALSDLVGLAPDDAFADDGVRASARVADGVDVTYGITASATGRDLYQALRTLAEAGPIGEVPTDTQIAALRTAVDQLETGLGSLRSVNAENGRKQAQVETLSTRGEERALLLKGVIESNEDADLGQVAVDLAQQKSMLEASYSVFAQLSGLSLVRFL
- a CDS encoding flagellar hook protein FlgE — its product is MATVADNITNINTVGYKGTEAQFRTLVTDGRGGSSYSAGGVAAAPISQATKQGLLQASGSNTDLAIDGGGFFVTRTGSGNDSAVAFTRAGSFKADEQGFLRNASGLYLQGWPLKNTTPAYVNTGSLDDLQPIRLSDLTGTAQPTTRLMMRANLQSDAAVGATFERSFEVYDAQGGSRTLSMTFEKTAANTWSFEVEGDTSASNPLASGTMTFGGDGSLAGITGTKYDGSAITDPFTLTPDWTGGAGTSEITLELGDIGGINGITQFGQPSSVISSDVNGGLLGNLATVDVSKTGRVTAVFDDGTTREVFQLPIATFQNPDGLTRLSGNAYTASKGSGGVTLNEPGSLGAGNVASNSLEASTVDLAGEFTNMIRFQRAYSASSKIITTVDDMLREVSDLKR
- the fliM gene encoding flagellar motor switch protein FliM, with the translated sequence MSDDFDDFELPEPPSAPGLGGDGKFDQADIDALFGDVGGAAAPKKGLRAVIESKVIRHERLPMLEVVCDRVVRAFGSSMRNLTSDSIDVSLEEVTSTRFGEFMGNVALPAMIGVFKIEEWESYGLITVESGLIYAVVDALLGGRGGNPPMTIDGRAFTTIETGLVSRMLELALDDFAEAFSPIEPITMKLERIETNPRFAAIAGSSNLCASASYRVDMDGRGGQFTILLPYATLEPVREKLLQRFMGEKSGRDSIWEAHMASEIRKTQVTVNVLLGEEPMPLAKLRALEVGETIQLHKNPDDALELQCGGVPLGLAQIGQRGGKVAVRLVSRISREAKGKR
- a CDS encoding flagellar biosynthesis repressor FlbT produces the protein MLRITLRDGEKAVVNGAVLRSVGKTQIVIENHVAILRGREVMRPEDATTPARQLYFAAMLAYIDEEGRAGHQDAVVALLADVLASVTAPGARETCVRFASEIAGGNHYRALAAARELIALEGAAAEPQAA
- a CDS encoding MotE family protein, which codes for MIPRPSLLLLTAAASALAVVANGVTAATPEPQAQSAPAASTRLGNEIEQDLSARDAAAARRRRALDLREQAARAAEARLQAQMGAQQQQQQPAAAGANAEAPPEGAQFDELARIYQAMKPGKAAVVFEQLELDVQMQIAQRMRERSTAQILAAMTPQGAAALSMALARGRADAGQAMRRPQPQTRPR
- the fliI gene encoding flagellar protein export ATPase FliI; translation: MQTLASAARAIRALEPDRRFGRVVAVRGALIEVEGLMGAAQIGSRVTITSMSGKVETEVTALDRDVALCLPFSDPQGVGLGARADLSAGQLSIRPSAGWLGRMIDGLGRPVDGLGPLPLGADPQPVKSLPPAAAHRTRVGARVETGVRALDCFVPLCRGQRLGLFAGSGVGKSVLLSMLARWTQCDVAVIGLIGERGREVQEFIEDDLGPEGMARSVVVVATSDEPALMRRQAAWTTLAVAEHFRDQGLDVLCLMDSVTRFAMAQREIGLASGEPPATKGYTPTVFAELPRLLERAGPGLPGQGSITGLFTVLVDGDDHNEPVADAVRGILDGHVVMRRAIAERGRYPAIDLLKSVSRTLPHCLPEDQNETRVAARRLLATYGDMEEMVRLGAYKAGSNPDVDRAVALAPAIEKLLGQGKNEQGSAADGFAALAAILEEAE
- a CDS encoding DUF6468 domain-containing protein, with product MSIAVTTNLLTMALCLAVLVQSVRMMRSLRRVKDGALTEVVAALEKATGEARTVLSDMKSTLGRECADNARLVAEARGLRDELSVMIGIADATAERIVEAVGTANAARSEAESAEDAADEDESEATVASIAPVVAEAA
- a CDS encoding flagellar hook-associated protein FlgK; amino-acid sequence: MALNDILSTAVSGLAASQAGLKSVSNNIANVGVSGYARERVNLSTGVSSGRVSGVVVGEPTRVADRFLEATVYRRSGDYGRAEVSANYLDRLQSLLGQPGAASGLPARLDSISASAVAMTGSQASEQTVAAFTADVQDAITSMQQLDDDVAGLRGDVESEVGYTVDRINSLLTRIHDLNGTVARLEGLGRSASGSADQRMSAIQELSSLVNVTVRDQPDGRVTIETASGAMLLDRRLRQLSYPSGGGGMSQPIYPTIDIRFADANGAPGAATGERIDSAAVGGKLGGLLDLRDRQLPEFSEKLGVLFGGLAEALNSVANEGTTVPPPASLNGRATGLVGSDRHGFTGSATFAVTKADGTLVASTSIDFASTPGLNTVDDIVARINTDLGGAATASFVDGRLSITASGGNGVVVAQDANDPSARAGVGFSQYFGLNDIVRSDASALVPSGFDASDPHGFGAGESAEIVLRDTSGRALTRYTLTGSTGSTFGDVIGELNASPLGQFGTFSLDDRGRVRFAPAAALSGATLSIPSDSTDRFGSGRSFSSLMGLSGGASGLSSAEVRPEVLADPSKLPLARLQPGVAIGAKALGPGDVRGATAFVERLGQPVDLGKDGVATMERFSSLLLGRTGLVASQATDSFADATARRDDAVNRRDSFSGVNIDEELAQMVVLQNSYSAAARVLTTASEMYDTLIAMVR